GAGCGAATTGTCCATGCGGTGCATTTGTTAGCAATTGTAATTGTGTGGGAGTTAAGAAAGAAAACGGTACACGTATTTTAGTAAGTATAATCCGAAGCAgcagcagaagaagaagaagaaatggcgGCAGCTGAAGGAGTGAGCCTAAATCATATCTCTCGAGAGTCCTCCGACGTTAGGCGCCTCGCCAATTTCTACCAACAGGTTAGCCGCTTCCTTCGTCTCTTCAATTACCAAGTAATTATATCAGCAATCTGTAATTAACTTTACGGTGCAGATACTTGGGTTCGAGCAAGTGGAGACCCCCAACTTCGGAGACTTCGAGGTTATATGGCTCCGCCTCCCATCATCTTCTATATACATCCATCTCATCGAGCGCGACCCAACCACCTCCCTCCCCGAGGGTCCATGGAGCGCCAGCTCTCCTGTCGCTGATCCCAAGAATCTCCCCAGAGGCCACCATATCTGCTTCTCCGTCTCCAACTTCGATTCCTTTCTCAACACCCTCAAGGTTTCCTTTTTACTTAATTATGTTATGCCTTTTGTTTCATTTTATTGAAACTTATCGTTTTGATATGTGCAGGACAAGGGTATCGAGACTTTTCAGAAATCCCTACCAAATGGCAAGATCAAGCAAGTTTTCTTTTTCGATCCAGATGGTAACGGTTTGGAGGTTGCAAGCCGGGAACAAGATTCCTAATTACTAGTATGTTTCTATGTATAACTATGAATCTATGATATGACGTATTGTGTTTGTGCCTTATCGTTTAACAACACTTGTAATCATGACCAATTTATATTATGCATGCCATATCTTCGAGTTTCCAATCAAAGGCATTGATCAACACCCTAATACATCCTCTGCCAATTGCTAGCTTGAGTTCTTCTATCGCTTTTGTCATAACTTTTGGATTGCACGGTAATTCAATCGATGTAAATTTTACACTCTAGTAAGAATTGTTACAAACCTTACTTAAACCTGGACAAGCGAATTAGCAAGTGAATTTTACGAGTGTGATGGTGAATTGGTGATTATCAAAATAAGTCGAATATTGAAAGAATTGGTCACTGTCTCGGGTGATTTACAAAGAATTTATAGATATAGTACAACTTTCTCGAGAATGAACATAACAAACAGGTTGCAGCAGTTACTGCTGGACTGCTGGTCACTTGGACTAGTGGCTTCTGTTGAATACTTTATACAACAACAAATGCAGAAGAGTGGTATCATAACATCTTAATAGCTTCGCTTCGCAGCACCTGGGCGGGAGAGGGGTAATGAAACTAAAAAGTTATAAGAAACTCAGCACAATGATATGATAAAATCATCTCTGCTCGTTAAAGACATCATTGATTCATTTCTACCTTGAGCAATCCAACCATACTGGTTCTCGCACTAAACAGATTCAAAAACTCATTAGTCTCAGGATCGGATATTTATTCCCATTCCATAACTGCAAACAAGCCACAAAAACAGTATTTAGAGGAAAACGGAAAAGTCAAAATCATGGAACTGCAATCTGAAAAGAAAGTTGAGAACTTGAGTAATAAGAAAGTTGAAGAATAATAAGAAAGACAGGGTAACCATTCACGAAACAAGTAgtgtgaaataaataaatataggaATGTTTCTGTGTGGGGGTCCATGATTAATAAGAATGAAAGGGAAAAAGGTAAAGGAAAAGCGAAGAATGAACTAGTGTTGGAATTGAAGGAGGAGGCTCAGATTCGCCTTTTGTCAGACAAGAAATGGGGGAAGGCATGCATGCATGGCTGCATCAACAGGCAGACAGACACTACACTGAGTCACCTTGCCACCACACACACCTCTCAACTCCCCAACTCATATGTCTGTTCCAATTGAAGAGATCATCATCACTGCCCCGTcataataagaagaagaagaagaaaaagtagtactatatatatatatatatatgatatgattccaagcagaagcagaagcacATGCAATAACATAACGTTGAACGgaaacagagagagagagagaaagagcgAGGAATTCATTGCGTGTGAattttgttcttcttgttgttgttgtttgttgttgCTGCTTGTAGGTTGGGAAACGGAGAGAGGGGAAGTAATCATAGGCATTGAGAAGTCAAGCCTCATACTTAAACTAATGATAGGAGTCAAAGGAGGCTCAGGTTGGCATTCACACTGAGAGGGGCAATCCGACGAACAAGATGGCTGCGTCAACAAAAACAACGCCTCGCCACCATGCTCGTCCTCACTCACCACTCAATGCTCAAATGCACAACAATCATCATCACTGCCTCATTCTATCACAACATATCATCAGATCACAATCAACTCAAAAGGAGATGTATACCTGGGTTGCGTTTACTCACTTGCCACCGCCTCGCAGGGCACCTTTCAACCCTAGTTTACTCACTTGCCACCGCCTCGCAGGGCACCTTTCAACCCTAATTAACTTCACCGTTCCCCTTCTCTTCCTTCAGCTCTAGCTCACCTTTTAACCCCTTTTCTCTTTTCGGGTCAATACTAACTAATTCTGTGTACTGGCCCAAAAATCATGGACCCTGTTTTCTATCCAGCTAATTTTGggttttctgaaaaaaaaattcaaaacaaaccatCAAAGGTCTTTTTTTATGTtacattattaataaaatttagatttaattatttttcataggtctttatagttttatcaaatttttaattaaatctctatacttttttttcaattgaattcTTTTatcatgtaatttttttttcaatttaattcctaacttaacaaaaaatttgagataacagaatattctgttaaaaaatatatatattctcaCTATTAGGATTGGAGACCTAATTAAAGACATCTCTATATTTCAAAAAATGGGTTAACCACCAAAAACGTCTCCGAATTATTCAAACGCTGACAATAATGACCTCAATTTTTATTATCGACAAAAATAAcctttaataatttaaaatgctGCACAAAATATACTTCTGTCAAGAAAGGCATATTCC
The genomic region above belongs to Arachis stenosperma cultivar V10309 chromosome 5, arast.V10309.gnm1.PFL2, whole genome shotgun sequence and contains:
- the LOC130982388 gene encoding glyoxylase I 4, giving the protein MAAAEGVSLNHISRESSDVRRLANFYQQILGFEQVETPNFGDFEVIWLRLPSSSIYIHLIERDPTTSLPEGPWSASSPVADPKNLPRGHHICFSVSNFDSFLNTLKDKGIETFQKSLPNGKIKQVFFFDPDGNGLEVASREQDS